A stretch of Rhodoferax potami DNA encodes these proteins:
- a CDS encoding MAPEG family protein → MVWLHVVTVLVVAQYMGFGMLVGWARGRYEVHAPAVTGHPMFERLYRVHMNSLEQMVTLLPAMYLSAQFWSPMWSAAAGVAYIVGRFVYLKAYANDPKSRTLGFVMGFFPIMGLLAATLVGAVMAG, encoded by the coding sequence ATGGTGTGGTTGCATGTGGTCACGGTGCTGGTGGTTGCGCAGTACATGGGCTTCGGGATGCTGGTCGGCTGGGCGCGGGGCCGCTACGAGGTACACGCACCCGCAGTCACCGGGCACCCGATGTTTGAGCGCCTGTACCGGGTGCACATGAACTCGCTGGAGCAAATGGTGACCCTGCTGCCGGCCATGTACTTGAGCGCCCAGTTCTGGTCGCCAATGTGGAGTGCAGCCGCGGGTGTGGCGTATATCGTCGGGCGCTTTGTTTACCTAAAGGCGTATGCGAACGACCCCAAGAGCCGCACACTGGGTTTTGTGATGGGCTTTTTCCCGATCATGGGCTTGCTGGCGGCGACCCTCGTGGGCGCCGTGATGGCCGGCTGA
- a CDS encoding LysE/ArgO family amino acid transporter, with product MQDTTSFLSTLQAALPTITTGLTLSLSLIVAIGAQNTYVLRQGLRREHVLAVVMVCALLDMALMTLGVSGLAATLGQHPRALNALALAGAAVVAWYGAMALRRALAPQALQAQLQGEPQSLRTTVLQVLGISLLNPHVYLDTVILVGAVGAKQAPDLQGWFLVGAGGASALWFVTLGFGARLLSPLFARPVAWRVLDLLVAAMMGHIAYGLWTQVTLG from the coding sequence ATGCAAGACACGACCTCTTTTTTATCCACGCTCCAAGCGGCCCTGCCCACCATCACCACCGGGCTGACTTTGAGCCTGTCACTCATCGTGGCTATTGGCGCGCAAAACACCTATGTGCTGCGCCAGGGGCTGCGACGCGAACATGTGCTGGCGGTGGTCATGGTGTGCGCCCTGCTCGACATGGCGCTGATGACCCTCGGGGTCAGCGGGCTGGCGGCAACGCTGGGCCAACACCCGCGCGCGCTGAACGCGTTGGCCCTGGCCGGTGCAGCGGTGGTGGCCTGGTACGGCGCCATGGCCCTGCGCCGGGCGCTGGCCCCGCAGGCACTGCAAGCGCAATTGCAAGGTGAACCCCAGAGCCTGCGCACCACGGTGTTGCAAGTGCTGGGGATCAGCCTCCTGAATCCCCATGTCTACTTGGACACCGTAATTCTGGTGGGCGCCGTAGGGGCCAAGCAGGCACCTGATTTGCAGGGCTGGTTTTTGGTAGGCGCCGGCGGCGCGAGTGCGCTGTGGTTTGTCACGCTGGGGTTTGGCGCACGGCTGCTCAGCCCCCTCTTTGCGCGCCCAGTGGCGTGGCGGGTGCTGGACCTGCTGGTGGCCGCGATGATGGGCCACATTGCCTACGGTTTATGGACGCAAGTGACACTGGGGTAA